One window of Mesorhizobium sp. WSM4904 genomic DNA carries:
- a CDS encoding tellurite resistance TerB family protein, with amino-acid sequence MPSLTPHEALIYLMVITSASDRDMTDVELARIGDVVRSWPVFVDFNQDRLVAVAQECQKALHGKDGLEGVLTRVAGALPERLRDTAYAAAFEVAAVDLEMRMEEVRVLQLIRLKLDLDTLTVAAIARAAKARLRTLT; translated from the coding sequence ATGCCTTCACTGACGCCGCACGAAGCCTTGATCTACCTGATGGTCATCACTTCGGCTTCCGACCGCGACATGACCGATGTCGAGTTGGCGCGGATCGGCGACGTCGTCCGCTCATGGCCGGTGTTCGTCGATTTCAACCAGGACAGGCTGGTTGCGGTCGCTCAGGAGTGCCAGAAGGCGCTGCACGGCAAGGACGGGCTGGAGGGCGTGCTCACTCGCGTCGCTGGTGCGTTGCCGGAGCGATTGCGCGACACGGCTTACGCGGCTGCTTTCGAGGTCGCGGCCGTCGACCTCGAAATGCGCATGGAGGAGGTGCGGGTCCTGCAACTCATCCGCCTCAAGCTCGACCTTGACACGCTGACCGTCGCCGCGATCGCCCGCGCGGCCAAGGCCCGCCTGCGCACGCTGACGTGA
- a CDS encoding thermonuclease family protein, producing the protein MALALAAVPAMAALVVAGGRSLKGSESTLTVDQIDPAADMIPGQDTGPAPQEPATSAIMAPAAPPPPKPVVHSRAIDPDIVALPELPTGELERVEPRAPLSDLALAGPPKPPKSKMPDGRDGTKLFQAVAPAAGVIQAKDYSVTISGIDIVRADETCSDDGKSWACGARARTAFRAFLRGRTAVCAVPPQSGRATNSTECWVGNKDVGEWLVENGWARAAQGGPYVEAGNKARAAKKGIFGAAPNLGGLPTLPAASAPAPAAPASILPAEDSAVTPPTDQPAPAQ; encoded by the coding sequence ATGGCGCTCGCGCTCGCGGCGGTTCCGGCAATGGCGGCGCTGGTCGTTGCCGGAGGCCGCTCGCTGAAAGGCAGCGAAAGCACCCTCACGGTCGACCAGATCGATCCGGCCGCCGACATGATTCCGGGCCAAGACACCGGCCCGGCGCCGCAGGAGCCCGCAACCTCCGCCATTATGGCGCCGGCCGCGCCGCCGCCGCCCAAACCGGTTGTGCACTCAAGGGCAATAGATCCAGATATCGTGGCGCTGCCTGAGCTGCCCACCGGGGAACTGGAACGGGTCGAGCCGCGTGCGCCGCTGAGCGATCTGGCGCTTGCAGGTCCGCCCAAGCCCCCAAAATCGAAGATGCCGGATGGCCGCGACGGCACCAAACTGTTCCAGGCTGTCGCGCCCGCCGCAGGTGTTATCCAGGCTAAGGACTATTCTGTCACCATCTCGGGCATCGACATCGTGAGAGCAGATGAAACCTGTAGCGACGACGGGAAGTCCTGGGCCTGCGGGGCGCGGGCCCGGACCGCGTTTCGTGCCTTCCTGCGCGGCCGGACGGCTGTCTGCGCGGTGCCCCCGCAAAGTGGGCGGGCCACCAATTCCACCGAATGCTGGGTCGGCAACAAGGATGTCGGCGAGTGGCTGGTCGAAAATGGCTGGGCGCGCGCCGCGCAAGGCGGCCCCTATGTCGAGGCGGGCAACAAAGCGCGCGCGGCGAAGAAAGGCATCTTCGGCGCGGCGCCGAACCTTGGCGGCTTGCCGACATTGCCAGCCGCCAGTGCGCCCGCGCCTGCCGCGCCGGCTTCGATCCTGCCGGCGGAAGACAGCGCCGTTACGCCGCCAACTGACCAGCCAGCGCCCGCTCAATGA
- a CDS encoding lysine--tRNA ligase: MTGSNIIDLNPEVLAAAAESKAWPFEEAKKIIARYKNKDFPETVLFETGYGPSGLPHIGTFGEVARTTMVRHAFRVLTGDKVKTKLLCFSDDMDGMRKIPDNVPDRAALEPYLHKPLTAVPNPFGGDYASFADHNNAMLCRFLDTFGFDYEFASATQYYKSGRFDEVLLRAAERYDEIMAVMLPTLGEERQATYSPFLPISPKSGRVLYVPMKHVDAKAGTITFDDEGTETTLPVTGGKVKLQWKPDFGMRWAALGVDFEMFGKDHQTNAAIYDRICNILGGRAPEHFVYELFLDENGQKISKSKGNGLTIDEWLTYAPTESLGLYMYQRPRQAKKLYFDVIPKAVDEYYAFLSAYPRQDWKERLGNPVWHMHDGNPPAIDLPVPFALLLNLVSASNAHDKAVLWGFISRHAPGVTPKTHPELDRLTGYAIRYFDDFVKPTKVYRAADDVEREALAKLSEALGALPQGADGEAIQNAALNVARRIERYQDHSKQSPEGGPGVSVAFFQMIYQVLIGQERGPRFGSFAALYGVTETRTLIERALAGQLAA; this comes from the coding sequence ATGACGGGATCAAACATCATCGATCTCAATCCCGAGGTGCTTGCGGCCGCCGCCGAAAGCAAGGCATGGCCGTTCGAGGAAGCCAAGAAGATCATCGCCCGCTACAAGAACAAGGATTTTCCCGAGACCGTCCTGTTCGAGACCGGTTATGGCCCGTCCGGCCTGCCGCATATCGGCACCTTCGGCGAGGTGGCGCGCACCACGATGGTGCGGCACGCTTTCCGGGTGCTGACCGGAGACAAGGTCAAGACCAAGCTCTTATGCTTCTCCGACGACATGGACGGCATGCGCAAGATCCCGGACAACGTGCCGGATCGCGCGGCGCTCGAGCCCTATCTGCACAAGCCGCTGACGGCGGTGCCCAATCCGTTCGGCGGCGACTATGCGAGCTTCGCCGACCACAACAACGCGATGCTCTGCCGCTTCCTCGACACGTTCGGCTTCGACTATGAGTTCGCCAGCGCGACACAGTACTACAAGTCCGGCCGCTTCGACGAGGTGCTGCTGCGCGCGGCCGAGCGCTACGACGAGATCATGGCGGTGATGCTGCCGACACTCGGCGAGGAGCGCCAGGCGACCTACAGCCCGTTTCTGCCGATCTCGCCGAAGAGCGGCCGCGTGCTCTACGTGCCGATGAAGCATGTCGACGCCAAGGCCGGCACCATCACCTTCGACGACGAAGGCACCGAGACCACGCTGCCGGTCACCGGCGGCAAGGTGAAGCTGCAGTGGAAGCCGGATTTCGGCATGCGCTGGGCAGCGCTCGGCGTCGATTTCGAGATGTTCGGCAAGGACCACCAGACCAACGCGGCAATCTACGACCGCATCTGCAACATCCTCGGCGGCCGCGCGCCGGAGCATTTCGTCTACGAATTGTTCCTCGACGAGAACGGCCAGAAGATCTCCAAGTCCAAGGGCAACGGCCTCACCATCGACGAGTGGCTGACCTATGCGCCGACCGAGAGCCTCGGCCTCTATATGTACCAGCGGCCGCGGCAGGCCAAGAAGCTCTATTTCGACGTCATCCCGAAGGCGGTCGACGAATATTATGCTTTCCTCTCCGCCTATCCCCGGCAGGACTGGAAGGAGCGGCTCGGCAACCCCGTCTGGCACATGCATGACGGCAATCCGCCGGCGATCGACCTGCCGGTGCCGTTCGCGCTGCTGCTCAATCTGGTCAGCGCCTCCAACGCGCATGACAAGGCGGTGCTGTGGGGCTTCATCTCGCGGCACGCGCCGGGCGTGACACCGAAGACGCATCCCGAGCTCGACCGACTGACCGGCTATGCCATCCGCTATTTCGACGACTTCGTGAAGCCGACCAAGGTTTACCGCGCCGCCGACGACGTGGAACGCGAGGCGCTGGCGAAGCTTTCGGAAGCGCTCGGCGCCTTGCCGCAAGGCGCGGACGGGGAAGCGATCCAGAACGCCGCGCTCAACGTGGCGCGGCGGATCGAGCGCTATCAGGACCATTCCAAGCAGAGCCCCGAAGGCGGGCCTGGCGTGTCGGTCGCCTTCTTCCAGATGATCTACCAGGTGCTGATCGGGCAGGAACGCGGGCCGCGCTTCGGCTCCTTCGCGGCGCTCTACGGCGTCACGGAAACGCGCACGCTCATTGAGCGGGCGCTGGCTGGTCAGTTGGCGGCGTAA